One part of the Microlunatus elymi genome encodes these proteins:
- the cspE gene encoding transcription antiterminator/RNA stability regulator CspE, whose amino-acid sequence MATGTVKWFNSEKGYGFITPDDGSKDVFAHFSEIAGSGFRSLEENQQVEFEITEGPKGLQASNIRAI is encoded by the coding sequence ATGGCAACAGGAACCGTCAAGTGGTTCAACTCCGAAAAGGGCTACGGCTTCATCACTCCCGATGACGGGAGCAAGGACGTCTTCGCTCACTTCTCCGAGATCGCCGGCAGCGGCTTCCGGTCGCTGGAGGAGAACCAGCAGGTGGAGTTCGAGATCACCGAGGGTCCCAAGGGCCTCCAGGCCTCGAACATCCGCGCGATCTGA
- a CDS encoding fatty acid desaturase family protein, producing MTELQIADAAHRRVAGQKLTSSYTELSRLVKEQGLLGRTRRFYYLVFGMLMVALCGAVAGFVLLGHSWLQLLIAGALGIIFTQFAFLAHEAAHRQIFAKGTTNDRYGRILGTAFVGISYSWWMNKHSRHHANPNRVGKDPDIEGEALAFYEEKAVPRTGLRAIIARKQGYLFFPMLILEGLNLHYASVKSLVTRSEKPTKGRFVEIGMLAGRFALYLGAVFWVLPVGMAFAFLGVQLAIFGLYMGASFAPNHKGMPIIPAEVKLDFFSRQVRTSRNIAGRFWPTVLMGGLNYQVEHHLFPSMARPHLARARLLVRQHCQDHDVPYTEVSLASSYGTVVSYLNRVGLAARDPFACPVASQLGRR from the coding sequence GTGACCGAACTGCAGATTGCCGATGCTGCCCATCGCCGCGTCGCGGGGCAGAAGCTCACCAGCAGCTACACCGAGCTGTCCCGGCTGGTGAAGGAGCAGGGTCTGCTCGGTCGGACGCGTCGCTTCTACTACCTGGTCTTCGGGATGCTGATGGTCGCCCTGTGCGGCGCGGTGGCCGGCTTCGTACTGCTGGGGCATTCCTGGCTGCAGTTGCTGATCGCCGGGGCGCTGGGCATCATCTTCACCCAGTTCGCCTTCCTGGCTCACGAGGCCGCGCACCGGCAGATCTTCGCCAAGGGCACCACCAACGACCGGTACGGACGGATCCTCGGCACCGCGTTCGTCGGTATCAGCTACTCCTGGTGGATGAACAAGCACAGCCGGCATCACGCCAACCCGAACCGGGTCGGTAAGGATCCTGACATCGAGGGCGAGGCGCTGGCGTTCTACGAGGAGAAAGCCGTCCCGCGTACGGGGTTGCGCGCGATCATCGCCCGCAAGCAGGGCTACCTCTTCTTTCCGATGTTGATCTTGGAAGGTCTCAACCTGCATTACGCGTCGGTGAAGTCGCTGGTGACCCGCAGCGAGAAGCCGACCAAGGGTCGCTTCGTTGAGATCGGCATGCTCGCCGGCCGGTTCGCCCTCTACCTCGGCGCGGTGTTCTGGGTGCTGCCGGTCGGCATGGCGTTCGCCTTCCTCGGGGTGCAGTTGGCGATCTTCGGTCTGTACATGGGCGCGAGTTTCGCTCCCAACCACAAGGGCATGCCGATCATCCCGGCCGAGGTCAAGCTCGACTTCTTCAGCCGCCAGGTGCGGACGTCGCGTAACATCGCCGGCCGGTTCTGGCCGACCGTGCTGATGGGCGGGCTGAACTACCAGGTCGAACATCATCTGTTCCCGTCGATGGCGCGGCCGCATCTGGCCAGGGCCCGGTTGCTGGTTCGGCAGCATTGTCAGGACCATGACGTGCCGTACACCGAGGTGTCGCTGGCATCGTCGTACGGCACGGTGGTGAGCTATCTCAACCGGGTCGGACTGGCCGCGCGCGATCCGTTCGCGTGCCCGGTCGCATCACAACTGGGACGCCGATAG